One Salvia splendens isolate huo1 chromosome 12, SspV2, whole genome shotgun sequence genomic window carries:
- the LOC121757171 gene encoding F-box protein At5g46170-like, whose protein sequence is MASIGADLCRKIHPEPVDDFDRLPESLILLIFNQIGDVKALGRCCVVSRRFHSLVPQVDNVVVRVDCVISDDDPSSASSSGSAAGDKSRHPISSLFRTFFSGLFKPLQSLSQLINPSARRLPEDFDCQGEQSIVTHHSPTQVLKNFNEIKVLRIELPTGELGIDEGVLLKWKAEFGSTLDSCVILGASSVVQSRNSGCNTAIGSDNGVENDNGSIPESFYTNGGLKLRVVWTISSLIAASARHYLLQPIIAEHKTLASLVLTDADGQGVLSMNKEQLEELRVKPLSASSASKRTLVPALNMRLWYASHLELPNGLVLKGATLVAIRPSDHPKKEVACSEANWVASAFEEPFGAAARMLVKRRTYCLEMNSF, encoded by the coding sequence ATGGCTTCGATTGGAGCAGATCTGTGCCGGAAAATCCACCCCGAGCCGGTCGACGACTTCGACCGGCTGCCGGAATCCCTCATCCTCCTgatcttcaatcaaatcggcgaCGTGAAGGCGCTGGGAAGATGCTGCGTCGTTTCGCGGCGGTTCCACTCGCTCGTTCCTCAAGTCGACAACGTTGTCGTCCGCGTCGACTGCGTAATCTCCGACGACGATccttcctccgcctcctcgtCCGGTTCCGCCGCCGGAGATAAGTCGCGCCATCCGATCTCCTCTCTCTTCCGCACCTTCTTCTCCGGGCTGTTCAAACCCTTGCAGTCGCTGTCTCAGCTCATCAACCCCTCCGCACGCCGCCTCCCGGAGGATTTCGACTGCCAAGGGGAGCAGAGCATCGTCACGCACCATTCGCCGACGCAGGTTTTGAAGAATTTCAACGAAATTAAGGTGTTGAGGATTGAGCTCCCCACGGGGGAATTGGGGATTGATGAAGGCGTTTTGCTGAAATGGAAGGCGGAATTCGGCTCCACGCTTGATAGCTGCGTGATTCTCGGAGCCTCCAGCGTCGTGCAGAGCCGAAATAGCGGTTGCAATACCGCAATTGGAAGTGACAATGGAGTGGAGAATGACAACGGTAGCATACCGGAGTCATTCTACACCAACGGAGGCTTGAAGCTGCGCGTCGTGTGGACAATCAGCTCGTTGATCGCAGCCTCCGCCAGGCATTACCTTCTGCAGCCTATAATAGCTGAGCACAAGACGCTCGCGAGCTTGGTTTTGACGGATGCTGATGGGCAAGGGGTGTTGTCTATGAATAAGGAGCAGCTGGAGGAGCTGAGGGTGAAGCCTCTGTCTGCATCCTCTGCTTCGAAGAGGACTCTTGTCCCGGCTTTGAACATGCGGCTGTGGTATGCTTCTCATCTCGAGTTGCCTAATGGGTTGGTGTTGAAAGGAGCGACATTGGTCGCGATCAGGCCGAGTGACCATCCGAAGAAGGAGGTGGCTTGTTCGGAGGCGAATTGGGTTGCGTCGGCATTTGAGGAGCCATTTGGGGCTGCTGCGAGGATGTTGGTGAAGAGGAGGACCTACTGCCTCGAAATGAACTCTTTCTGA
- the LOC121757151 gene encoding F-box protein At5g46170-like — translation MRSNVANLWRTIYPVKVDHFDRLPDEIILSIFNRIGDATALGRCCAVSRRFHSIVPQVDDIVIHVGSVTSEEKERELASSPPRHPIASFFRILFSGLFNPLLSLAQFIIPSARLLPLLKEEEDDDDDDETVSLCSLKKILKNFNEIKRLWIELRAGEVTINDGILLKLKAEYSSTLKSCVILAASSVTNRSCSCDDGDDDDDGADLDSLHESFYSDEGLEQRVVWIANSLIATSTRHYLLQPLIAEHKTLEALVLTDADGQGLLSMDKEQLEELRARPFTVPSSSTRIVVPSLEVQLWYAPRLEMPDGVVLKGATLIAIRPREGAMPVGPLSSWAEEEGNWIVSAFEGPYGAAARMLVKERRIYGLDINAF, via the coding sequence ATGAGATCGAATGTGGCGAATCTGTGGCGGACAATCTACCCCGTGAAGGTCGACCACTTCGATCGGCTGCCGGACGAGATCATCCTCTCGATCTTCAATCGAATCGGAGACGCCACAGCGCTGGGGCGATGCTGCGCCGTTTCGAGGCGGTTCCACTCGATCGTTCCTCAAGTGGATGACATCGTTATCCACGTCGGCTCCGTAACCTCAGAGGAGAAAGAGCGTGAGCTTGCTTCGTCGCCGCCGCGCCACCCGATCGCCTCCTTCTTCCGCATTCTCTTCTCAGGTCTCTTCAATCCCCTGCTGTCGCTGGCTCAGTTCATCATCCCCTCGGCACGCCTCCTTCCACTTttgaaggaggaggaggatgatgatgatgatgatgagacGGTCAGCCTCTGCTCTTTGAAGAAGATTTTGAAGAATTTCAACGAAATCAAGCGGCTGTGGATCGAGCTCCGCGCAGGGGAGGTCACGATCAACGACGGCATTTTGCTGAAATTGAAGGCGGAATACAGCTCCACGCTCAAAAGCTGCGTGATTCTCGCCGCTTCAAGCGTCACAAACAGAAGCTGCAGCTGCGATGATGGTGACGACGATGACGACGGAGCGGATCTCGATAGCTTACACGAGTCATTCTACAGCGACGAAGGCTTGGAGCAGCGCGTTGTATGGATCGCTAACTCGCTAATCGCAACCTCAACCAGGCACTACCTCCTGCAGCCGTTGATCGCGGAGCACAAAACGCTGGAGGCTCTGGTTCTAACCGATGCGGATGGGCAGGGGCTTCTGTCAATGGACAAGGAGCAGCTGGAGGAGCTGAGGGCGAGGCCTTTTACTGTGCCGTCGTCGTCGACGAGGATTGTTGTTCCGTCTCTGGAGGTGCAGCTGTGGTACGCTCCTCGTCTCGAGATGCCTGACGGGGTGGTGCTGAAAGGCGCCACTCTGATTGCGATCAGGCCGAGGGAGGGGGCGATGCCGGTGGGGCCGTTGTCGAGCTGGGCAGAAGAGGAGGGGAATTGGATTGTATCGGCGTTTGAGGGGCCGTATGGGGCTGCTGCAAGGATGTTGGTGAAGGAGAGGAGGATATACGGCCTTGATATAAATGCTTTCTGA
- the LOC121756902 gene encoding eukaryotic translation initiation factor 3 subunit G-like: MVREEPASKLRWGELEEDDSEDLDFLLPPKQVIGPDASGIKKVIEYKFGDDGNKVKITTTTRIRKLANARLSKRAVERRSWPKFGDAVHEDVGSRLTMVSTEEILLERPRAPGTKADDSKSGGDPLAQMGKGGAVLMVCRTCGKKGDHWTSRCPYKDLAQPSDTFVDKPATETNAAASGTKGAYVPPSMRGGVPERSGTDMRRRNEENSVRVTNLSEDTREPDLLELFRPFGSVSRVYVAIDQKTGTSRGFGFVNFVNREDAERAINKLNGYGYDNLILRVEWAAPRAN; the protein is encoded by the exons ATGGTGAGGGAGGAGCCAGCCAGCAAGCTGCGATGGGGGGAGCTGGAAGAGGACGACAGCGAGGATCTGGATTTCCTGCTGCCGCCGAAGCAGGTTATCGGCCCCGACGCGAGCGGGATTAAGAAGGTTATCGAATACAAGTTCGGCGACGACGGAAACAAGGTTAAGATAACCACCACCACGCGCATCCGCAAGCTCGCCAACGCTCGCCTAAGCAAGCGCGCCGTCGAGCGTCGCTCCTGGCCAAAATTCGGCGATGCGGTGCACGAGGACGTCGGCAGCCGCCTCACAATGGTTTCCACGGAGGAGATCCTCCTTGAACGCCCCCGCGCCCCTG GTACCAAAGCAGACGACTCTAAATCTGGTGGCGATCCTTTAGCTCAAATGGGGAAAGGAGGAGCTGTGCTCATGGTATGTAGGACTTGTGGGAAGAAGGGTGACCATTGGACCTCAAGATGTCCGTACAAGGATCTCGCTCAACCAAGTGACACCTTTGTTGATAAGCCGGCAACTGAAACTAATGCTGCAGCAAGTGGAACAAAGGGTGCTTATGTTCCCCCTAGCATGAGGGGAGGTGTTCCCGAGAGGAGTGGTACTGACATGCGGCGCAGAAACGAGGAGAACTCGGTCAGGGTTACCAACCTTTCTGAAGACACAAGAGAGCCCGACTTGCTTGAGCTTTTCCGGCCATTTGGTTCAGTTAGCCGAGTTTATGTTGCCATTGATCAGAAGACTGGGACAAGCAGAGGTTTCGGTTTTGTCAATTTCGTCAACAGAGAAGACGCCGAGAGAGCCATCAACAAGCTTAACGGGTATGGGTATGACAATCTCATTCTAAGAGTTGAATGGGCTGCTCCTCGGGCGAACTAG
- the LOC121759220 gene encoding ornithine aminotransferase, mitochondrial-like isoform X1: MASKKPIQCLVGGALRRARNMATLAQSTAPSPHSSQHLIDLEYQRSAHNYHPVPVVFSQAKGSSIWDPEGKRYIDFLSAYSAVNQGHSHPKIMKAMVEQAEKLTLSSRAFYNDRFPVFAERLTSMFGYDMVLPMNTGAEGVETALKLTRKWGYLKKGIPRDEAIIVSCCGCFHGRTLAVISMSCDNEATRGFGPLLPGHHKVDFGDSAALEKLFKEKGDRIAGFLFEPIQGEAGVVIPPDGYLKSVRDLCSKYNILMIADEIQSGLARSGRVLACDWENVRPDVVILGKALGGGMLPVSAVLADKDVMLCIQPGEHGSTFGGNPLASAVAIASLDVIRDEKLAERSAKLGEELREQLLIIQKQFPDLIKEVRGRGLFNAVELNSKALFPATAYDVCLKLKERGILAKPTHESIIRLTPPLSISSDELKEGSKALQDVLQLDLPKIKKEKPATASSHTASSVCDRCGRKPCGSF; this comes from the exons ATGGCGTCGAAGAAACCTATTCAATGTTTGGTGGGAGGAGCACTGAGAAGGGCAAGAAACATGGCCACACTCGCACAGAGCACCGCCCCTTCACCTCACTCTTCTCAGCATCTCATCGACTTGGAATACCAGCGCAGCGCCCACAA TTACCATCCTGTTCCAGTTGTCTTCTCTCAAGCCAAAGGATCATCCATATGGGACCCGGAAGGCAAACGATACATAGACTTCCTCTCAGCTTATTCTGCAGTCAATCAG GGACATAGTCATCCCAAGATCATGAAGGCAATGGTGGAACAGGCCGAAAAGCTTACTCTAAGTTCCCGAGCCTTCTACAATGACAGGTTTCCCGTATTTGCTGAGCGTCTGACCAGTATGTTCGGGTACGACATGGTCCTGCCAATGAATACTGGTGCAGAAGGCGTAGAAACAGCTCTGAAGCTAACAAGGAAGTGGGGCTATCTCAAGAAAGGAATTCCAAGAGACGAG GCCATTATCGTTTCATGTTGTGGCTGCTTTCACGGTCGTACATTGGCTGTTATTTCTATGAGCTGCGATAATGAGGCAACCCGTGGCTTTGGGCCCTTGCTACCAGGCCACCACAAAGTTGATTTTGGTGATTCTGCAGCACTTGAGAAGCTATTCAAAG AGAAAGGAGATCGAATTGCCGGTTTTCTGTTTGAGCCTATTCAGGGAGAGGCGGGG GTCGTCATTCCTCCCGATGGTTATCTGAAATCTGTTAGAGACCTTTGCTCAAAATACAATATTCTGATGATTGCTGATGAAATACAAAGTGGCTTAGCACGTTCCGGGAGAGTTCTGGCTTGTGACTGGGAAAATGTTCGCCCCGACGTCGTA ATACTAGGAAAGGCGTTGGGGGGTGGAATGCTGCCAGTTAGTGCAGTTCTCGCAGATAAAGATGTTATGCTCTGCATACAGCCCGGGGAGCATGGAAG CACCTTTGGGGGGAATCCTTTGGCAAGTGCAGTTGCTATTGCATCGCTGGATGTGATAAGAGACGAGAAACTGGCCGAGAG GTCTGCAAAATTGGGAGAGGAGCTCAGAGAACAACTTTTGATAATTCAGAAGCAATTCCCCGACCTAATAAAAGAAGTGCGCGGGAGAGGTTTGTTCAACGCTGTCGAACTCAATAGCAAAGCCTTGTTCCCCGCAACTGCCTATGATGTATGCCTGAAGCTAAAAGAGAGAGGAATTCTCGCTAAACCTACTCACGAATCCATTATCCGACTAACCCCTCCACTCTCGATAAG TTCGGATGAGCTCAAAGAGGGCTCGAAAGCCTTGCAGGACGTGTTGCAACTCGATCTGCCAAAGATCAAGAAAGAGAAGCCAGCTACCGCTTCTTCTCATACAGCATCCAGCGTGTGTGACCGATGTGGACGCAAGCCGTGTGGTTCTTTTTGA
- the LOC121759220 gene encoding ornithine aminotransferase, mitochondrial-like isoform X2, producing the protein MKAMVEQAEKLTLSSRAFYNDRFPVFAERLTSMFGYDMVLPMNTGAEGVETALKLTRKWGYLKKGIPRDEAIIVSCCGCFHGRTLAVISMSCDNEATRGFGPLLPGHHKVDFGDSAALEKLFKEKGDRIAGFLFEPIQGEAGVVIPPDGYLKSVRDLCSKYNILMIADEIQSGLARSGRVLACDWENVRPDVVILGKALGGGMLPVSAVLADKDVMLCIQPGEHGSTFGGNPLASAVAIASLDVIRDEKLAERSAKLGEELREQLLIIQKQFPDLIKEVRGRGLFNAVELNSKALFPATAYDVCLKLKERGILAKPTHESIIRLTPPLSISSDELKEGSKALQDVLQLDLPKIKKEKPATASSHTASSVCDRCGRKPCGSF; encoded by the exons ATGAAGGCAATGGTGGAACAGGCCGAAAAGCTTACTCTAAGTTCCCGAGCCTTCTACAATGACAGGTTTCCCGTATTTGCTGAGCGTCTGACCAGTATGTTCGGGTACGACATGGTCCTGCCAATGAATACTGGTGCAGAAGGCGTAGAAACAGCTCTGAAGCTAACAAGGAAGTGGGGCTATCTCAAGAAAGGAATTCCAAGAGACGAG GCCATTATCGTTTCATGTTGTGGCTGCTTTCACGGTCGTACATTGGCTGTTATTTCTATGAGCTGCGATAATGAGGCAACCCGTGGCTTTGGGCCCTTGCTACCAGGCCACCACAAAGTTGATTTTGGTGATTCTGCAGCACTTGAGAAGCTATTCAAAG AGAAAGGAGATCGAATTGCCGGTTTTCTGTTTGAGCCTATTCAGGGAGAGGCGGGG GTCGTCATTCCTCCCGATGGTTATCTGAAATCTGTTAGAGACCTTTGCTCAAAATACAATATTCTGATGATTGCTGATGAAATACAAAGTGGCTTAGCACGTTCCGGGAGAGTTCTGGCTTGTGACTGGGAAAATGTTCGCCCCGACGTCGTA ATACTAGGAAAGGCGTTGGGGGGTGGAATGCTGCCAGTTAGTGCAGTTCTCGCAGATAAAGATGTTATGCTCTGCATACAGCCCGGGGAGCATGGAAG CACCTTTGGGGGGAATCCTTTGGCAAGTGCAGTTGCTATTGCATCGCTGGATGTGATAAGAGACGAGAAACTGGCCGAGAG GTCTGCAAAATTGGGAGAGGAGCTCAGAGAACAACTTTTGATAATTCAGAAGCAATTCCCCGACCTAATAAAAGAAGTGCGCGGGAGAGGTTTGTTCAACGCTGTCGAACTCAATAGCAAAGCCTTGTTCCCCGCAACTGCCTATGATGTATGCCTGAAGCTAAAAGAGAGAGGAATTCTCGCTAAACCTACTCACGAATCCATTATCCGACTAACCCCTCCACTCTCGATAAG TTCGGATGAGCTCAAAGAGGGCTCGAAAGCCTTGCAGGACGTGTTGCAACTCGATCTGCCAAAGATCAAGAAAGAGAAGCCAGCTACCGCTTCTTCTCATACAGCATCCAGCGTGTGTGACCGATGTGGACGCAAGCCGTGTGGTTCTTTTTGA
- the LOC121758606 gene encoding KH domain-containing protein At4g18375-like: MGESGKRHRSYRDDADGRNQKRRTDRDRERDERGNDEVIVYRILCPDTVIGSVIGKSGKVINSIRQDSRAKVKVVDPFPGSRDRVITIYCYVREREELEMDDEFNDNRPLCPAQDALLRVHGAIANAVAALGDSDNRRDKDREECQLLVPSSQSANIIGKSGATIKKLRNKTRTHIKVNPKDAGDPSHSCALEFDNFVMISGEPEAVKKALFAISAIMYKFTAKENIPLDTSVHEAPPSFIIPSDVPMYPATGLYSSVEPINHARPMPSTLRPSHAHDIPGYADARGAWPIYSSALPMVSGYGGAPRSEELTIKVMCPSNKIGRIIGKGGSSIKGIRQESGARIEVEDPKANHSECVITVSSYESSEDLKSMAVEAVLLLQGKINSEDGDTVTMRLLVPSKVIGCIIGKSGSIINEIRRRTLADIRISKGEKPNFDCGDDELVEVYGQVGNLRDALIQIVLRLRDDVLKDREDMHNASTGVGALYAGGASLPVSSVFHSGHSGAALSYDERAEADSGLRLLSPRGYGYGSLSMEDTGYGSLPSHSASQYSGFSRPSVLEMVIPAHAIGKVIGKGGTNIENIRKISGAAIDIPDSKSSRGDRVAIISGTSEEKRAAENLIQAFIMAT; this comes from the exons ATGGGTGAAAGTGGGAAGCGTCATCGTTCATATCGAGATGATGCAGACGGAAGGAACCAGAAGAGGAGAACTGATAGGGATAGGGAGAGAGATGAAAGGGGAAACGATGAAGTGATAGTGTACAGAATTTTGTGTCCGGATACTGTTATTGGGAGTGTGATTGGAAAGAGTGGGAAAGTGATTAATTCCATTAGGCAAGACTCAAGGGCAAAGGTAAAAGTGGTGGATCCATTTCCAGGTTCTAGAGACAGAGTTATTACTATCTATTGCTATGTAAGGGAAAGGGAAGAGCTTGAGATGGATGATGAATTCAATGATAACCGGCCTCTTTGTCCCGCACAAGATGCGCTACTCAGGGTGCATGGGGCGATTGCAAATGCTGTAGCTGCACTTGGGGATTCGGACAATAGGAGAGACAAAGACAGGGAGGAATGTCAGCTTCTAGTTCCATCTAGCCAGTCTGCTAATATTATTGGGAAATCTGGTGCAACCATTAAGAAATTGAGGAACAAGACAAGGACACACATCAAGGTTAATCCTAAGGATGCTGGTGATCCATCTCATTCTTGTGCGCTGGAATTTGACAATTTTGTTATG ATATCTGGTGAGCCCGAGGCGGTCAAGAAAGCACTTTTTGCCATTTCTGCGATTATGTACAAGTTTACAGCAAAGGAGAATATTCCTCTTGACACTTCTGTCCACGAAGCACCTCCAAGCTTCATTATTCCATCAGATGTTCCAATGTATCCTGCTACTGGGCTTTATTCAAGTGTAGAACCCATTAACCATGCTAGACCAATGCCTTCTACCTTGCGTCCTTCACACGCACACGATATCCCAGGCTATGCTGATGCCCGGGGAGCTTGGCCAATATATTCATCTGCTCTTCCAATGGTGTCTGGTTACGGTGGTGCGCCGCGTTCTGAGGAACTCACCATAAAAGTGATGTGCCCCTCTAACAAGATTGGTCGCATTATTGGGAAGGGTGGAAGTTCTATTAAAGGTATAAGGCAAGAGAGTGGTGCTCGTATTGAAGTTGAGGACCCCAAGGCCAACCATAGTGAGTGTGTCATCACTGTGAGCTCCTATGAG TCATCAGAAGATTTGAAATCCATGGCAGTTGAAGCTGTTTTGTTGTTACAAGGAAAGATAAATAGTGAAGATGGTGATACTGTAACTATGCGGCTCCTTGTTCCGTCAAAGGTTATTGGCTGCATCATTGGAAAAAGTGGTTCTATAATCAATGAAATTCGGAGAAGAACTTTAGCAGATATACGAATTTCTAAAGGCGAGAAGCCTAATTTTGATTGTGGAGATGACGAACTTGTTGAG GTATATGGACAAGTTGGTAATCTGAGAGATGCACTAATTCAGATTGTTTTGAGGCTCCGAGATGATGTATTAAAGGATAGGGAAGACATGCACAATGCATCTACTGGTGTTGGGGCATTATATGCTGGCGGTGCATCTCTTCCAGTGTCATCAGTTttccatagtggacactctggTGCTGCATTAAGTTATGACGAAAGAGCTGAAGCAGACAGTGGTTTGCGATTACTTTCCCCCCGCGGATATGGATATGGGTCCTTATCA ATGGAGGACACTGGCTATGGATCTTTGCCTTCACATTCGGCATCACAATATTCAGG GTTTTCTCGGCCATCTGTTTTGGAAATGGTCATCCCTGCACATGCGATAGGTAAAGTAATTGGAAAAGGCGGCACAAATATTGAGAATATACGCAAG ATATCTGGAGCAGCTATTGATATTCCAGATTCCAAGTCTTCGCGAGGCGATCGTGTGGCTATAATATCTGGCACCTCTGAGGAAAAGCGTGCTGCTGAAAACTTGATTCAAGCATTCATTATGGCCACTTAA
- the LOC121759377 gene encoding receptor like protein 29-like, whose product MASSSVSFVVVLILVLCGGAACYDNSGGGGMEEEELFGLFEVMGSLLEDPTWAQMHPLPCTDTPWPGVECGLMEETDVFHVTKIHVGDDVVSPPCKASAKISDSLLKLPYLRTLSLINCFTDSEVSLNKRLFQSLASLEHLTLESNPALIGEIPSTISNLSSLKTLCLSQNNLSGGIPKEIGNLVNLQQLVLSRNNLTGAIPGEIGGMEKLAILDLSLNSLDNTLPSSIGGLESLEKIDLSWNRLRGAPPPWLGNLTRLSLLDLSHNSFTGPIHESLSGMQQLQYLIMESNPLNSKFPSFASSLTRLAVLSLSSCGLHGPIPSVFSNLTNLTALSLDDNHLDGAVPAEIGSLRNLDTLNLSRNHLSGRLMFPPDFMNRIGQRLDIRENDGLCADLAVRMSNTSSRLLQNPSCDDAVIFAAPSNRTMAADHRNSGSSVNLKPDLYGGGDDSSSDHGDFGSRIVIFVQLVLLFLLLQAS is encoded by the coding sequence ATGGCCTCTTCTTCTGTCTCCTTTGTTGTCGTCTTGATTCTTGTCCTTTGTGGTGGAGCTGCGTGTTATGATAACTCTGGCGGCGGAGggatggaggaggaggagctgTTTGGGCTGTTTGAGGTGATGGGGTCGCTGTTGGAGGACCCCACTTGGGCGCAGATGCACCCGCTGCCGTGCACCGATACGCCGTGGCCGGGTGTGGAGTGCGGGCTTATGGAGGAGACCGATGTGTTCCATGTCACCAAGATTCATGTAGGAGACGATGTCGTTTCTCCGCCGTGTAAGGCTTCTGCGAAAATCTCCGACTCTCTTCTCAAATTGCCATAtcttcgaactctctctctcatcaatTGCTTCACCGATTCAGAGGTGTCTTTAAACAAACGCCTCTTTCAATCTCTTGCCTCTTTAGAGCACTTGACTCTGGAGTCGAATCCTGCCCTAATCGGAGAGATTCCGTCGACGATCTCGAATCTATCGTCGCTCAAAACGCTGTGCCTGTCGCAGAACAATCTCAGCGGCGGAATTCCGAAGGAGATTGGAAATCTGGTTAATCTGCAGCAGCTCGTTCTCAGCCGTAACAATTTAACCGGTGCGATTCCAGGAGAAATTGGAGGTATGGAGAAGCTCGCGATTCTCGATCTCAGCTTGAATTCGTTGGATAATACACTTCCGAGCTCGATCGGCGGCCTCGAATCCCTCGAGAAGATTGATCTGAGCTGGAACAGACTCCGAGGAGCTCCGCCGCCGTGGCTGGGGAATTTGACGAGGCTGAGTTTGTTAGATCTGAGCCACAACTCATTCACAGGTCCCATCCATGAAAGCCTCTCGGGAATGCAGCAGTTACAGTACCTAATCATGGAATCCAATCCATTAAATTCGAAATTCCCCTCCTTCGCGAGCTCACTCACACGTCTCGCGGTTCTGAGCCTCTCGAGCTGCGGGCTCCACGGCCCGATCCCGAGCGTATTCTCGAATTTAACTAACCTGACGGCGCTGTCACTCGACGATAACCACCTCGACGGCGCGGTTCCGGCGGAGATCGGATCGCTGCGGAATCTTGACACGTTGAATCTGAGCAGGAATCATCTGAGCGGGCGGCTGATGTTTCCGCCGGATTTCATGAACAGGATCGGGCAGCGCCTCGACATTCGAGAGAACGACGGTTTGTGCGCGGATCTGGCGGTGAGGATGAGCAATACGAGCTCGAGGCTGTTGCAGAACCCTAGCTGTGACGATGCTGTGATATTTGCTGCCCCTAGCAACAGAACAATGGCGGCGGATCATAGAAATTCCGGTAGTTCTGTGAATTTGAAGCCTGATCTGTACGGAGGTGGTGATGATTCGAGCTCAGATCACGGCGATTTCGGTTCCAGAATTGTGATTTTTGTTCAATTGGTGTTGCTGTTTCTTTTGTTGCAAGCCTCATGA